In a single window of the Oncorhynchus keta strain PuntledgeMale-10-30-2019 unplaced genomic scaffold, Oket_V2 Un_contig_7430_pilon_pilon, whole genome shotgun sequence genome:
- the LOC118379487 gene encoding cardiomyopathy-associated protein 5-like isoform X1, whose product MEISVVLEQNIGEYLEEISRSNEENKRLQSLLDLVFNSEIKLHREDSQQLSLPVSEEDLPHEQQQHCEQERSPSQGQEDPEPTQIKEEEEEVRTSQEEDQPQGLEPDTKDLLIPACVKSDYEQDPPLPSHLDQTLENRERDSLPTNTTEQIKTEPDGEDYSISEPTSDSQLLSEAQGGNIEECVDGMERPIPPPFSPDSQQPSLPVSKEEVPPEQQERSPRLGLEEPEPTKQEELWTNQGEQQLESDSRVSEPTSDSQLLSAVNPDCSAAQSENRVSEPTSDSQLLSAVNPDCSAAQSENRVSEPTSDSQLLSAVNPDCSAALSENRVSEPTSDSQLLSAVNPDCSAAQSENRVSEPTSDSQLLSAVNPDCSAALGENRVCVDGAVEMLILILLPPDSQQLPLPVSEEEVPPEQQHCEQERSPSQGQEDPEPTQIKEEQEELGTSQEEDQPQGLESEIRVLEPTSLCRVLEPTSLCKELESTSAVNPDCSAAKSEKIEEYVGGLERPILPSNPPELPVFEEEVPPEQQERSPSLQQEDPEPTKVKDKREEFRTRQEEEQLYIGLSESTSLCRVSDPTLSAANPDCSEAQGGNIEERVDGMERPIPPPFSPDSQQPSLPVSKEEVPPEQQERSPRLGLEEPEPTKQEELWTNQEEQQLESDSRVSEPTSDSQLLSAVNPDCSAAQSENRVSEPTSDSQLLSAVNPDCSAAQSENRVSEPTSDSQLLSAVNPDCSAAQSENRVSEPTSDSQLLSAVNPDCSAAQSENRVSEPTSDSQLLSAVNPDCSAAQSENRVSEPTSDSQLLSAVNPDCSAAQSENRVSEPTSDSQLLSAVNPDCSAAQSENRVSEPTSDSQLLSAVNPDCSASQSENGKVHQSPSTSSEQDSSNVESNEASSFSTWSEDNISVTDRNSSDSSSCTKEDSEARKPVKRTCHSSGVVNEPSDLSNLCDENNPGTEISPSDGNKDMNIQTDSGAHYPAKRICQRGQMTSPEVVCSRVTTPSAAPSSTHVIPMSVTDSRRSKKRCCRYCGKAYVKIARHLRIVHRDEVDEVKAFSFRKKSRERKVLSLLNKKGGFVRNAAVARRGSGEMASCSRPKVPGSTRRYTHCLHCQGLYIRKSLRKHIRYCPLNPKAEKPKPGPKMRIQSAMAFKMCPQPDYVSTGLWKIVCGMKSGRVSFVVRNDKCILLMGEELYNKLQPDDRRNRYIQQRMREVARLLITARTCTPLMCFEDLVIPSNLPHVITAVRAVAGYNEENKTYDRPTLAVQMGYNLMNIGRAVESCALTSGRHKVAESAGKFKSFKWNEVVLAGALSTLSEPQNKCPQPTPVTQAPGQPTCCTRTQPTPITQAPGQPTCCTGTQPTPITQAPGQPTCCTGTQPTPITQAPGQPTCCTRTQPTPVTQAPGQPTCCTGTQPTPITQAPGQPTCCTGTQATHRTGTQATRRTGTQPTRRTGTQPTRRTGTQPTRRTGTQPTRRTGTQPTRRTGTQATRSTGTQATRSTGTQATRSTGTQATRSTGTQATRRTGTQPTRRTGTQPTQRNPVRLKRIVDEGAAVEKHIMPFIKSGQVPGKRDCLKCLQSEPVALKSRNWSGIKFYVNRVKQRQSAAGNSEGSTPDLDSNSGPETGNPTP is encoded by the exons ATGGAGATATCCGTTGTACTTGAACAAAATATAGGCGAGTACCTGGAAGAAATCTCCCGTTCAAATGAGGAGAACAAACGTTTACAGAGCCTGTTGGATTTGGTTTTCAACTCCGAAATCAAGTTACACCGCGAAG ATTCCCAGcagctctctcttcctgtctctgaagaGGACCTTCCACATGAGCAGCAGCAGCACTGTGAGCAGGAGAGGAGCCCCAGTCAGGGGCAGGAGGACCCAGAGCCCACACAGattaaagaggaagaggaggaagtcaGGACCAGTCAAGAGGAAGACCAGCCTCAAGGGCTGGAACCTGATACCAAAGACCTCTTAATCCCTGCCTGTGTGAAAAGTGACTATGAACAGGACCCACCTCTGCCCTCACATCTTGACCAAACcttggagaacagagagagggactctCTACCCACCAACACAACTGAACAGATCAAAACAGAACCTGATGGAGAGGATTACAGCATATCAGAACCAACCAGTgactctcagctcctctctgAAGCCCAGGGAGGAAACATAGAAGAATGTGTTGATGGGATGGAGAGACCcattccccctcccttctctccagaCTCCCAgcagccctctctccctgtctctaaaGAGGAGGTTCCCCCAGAGCAGCAGGAGAGAAGCCCCAGGCTGGGTCTGGAGGAACCAGAGCCCACAAAACAAGAGGAACTCTGGACGAATCAGGGGGAACAGCAGCTGGAATCTGACAGCAGAGTATCAGAACCAACCAGTgactctcagctcctctctgcAGTAAATCCAGACTGTTCTGCAGCTCAGAGTGAAAACAGAGTATCAGAACCAACCAGTgactctcagctcctctctgcAGTAAATCCAGACTGTTCTGCAGCTCAGAGTGAAAACAGAGTATCAGAACCAACCAGTgactctcagctcctctctgcAGTAAATCCAGACTGTTCTGCAGCTCTGAGTGAAAACAGAGTATCAGAACCAACCAGTgactctcagctcctctctgcAGTAAATCCAGACTGTTCTGCAGCTCAGAGTGAAAACAGAGTATCAGAACCAACCAGTgactctcagctcctctctgcAGTAAATCCAGACTGTTCTGCAGCTCTGGGTGAAAACAGAGTATGTGTTGATGGGGCAGTGGAGATGCTTATTcttattctcctccctccagactcccagcagctccctctccctgtctctgaagaGGAGGTTCCCCCTGAACAGCAGCACTGTGAGCAAGAGAGGAGCCCCAGTCAGGGGCAGGAGGACCCAGAGCCCACACAGAttaaagaggaacaggaggaactCGGGACCAGTCAAGAGGAAGACCAGCCTCAAGGTCTGGAGTCTGAAATCAGAGTATTAGAACCAACCAGCCTCTGCAGAGTTTTAGAACCAACTAGTCTTTGCAAAGAATTAGAATCAACGTCTGCAGTAAATCCAGACTGTTCTGCAGCTAAGAGTGAAAAGATAGAAGAATATGTTGGTGGGTTGGAGAGACCCATTCTACCTTCCAACCCTCCAGAACTCCCTGTCTTTGAAGAGGAGGTTCCCCCTGAGCAGCAAGAGAGGAGCCCCAGTCTGCAGCAGGAGGACCCAGAGCCCACAAAGGTTAAAGACAAACGGGAGGAATTCAGGACCaggcaggaggaagagcagctttaCATTGGGCTATCAGAATCAACAAGCCTTTGTAGAGTATCAGACCCAACTCTCTCTGCAGCAAATCCAGACTGTTCTGAAGCCCAGGGAGGAAACATAGAAGAACGTGTTGATGGGATGGAGAGACCcattccccctcccttctctccagaCTCCCAgcagccctctctccctgtctctaaaGAGGAGGTTCCCCCAGAGCAGCAGGAGAGAAGCCCCAGGCTGGGTCTGGAGGAACCAGAGCCCACAAAACAAGAGGAACTCTGGACGAATCAGGAGGAACAGCAGCTGGAATCTGACAGCAGAGTATCAGAACCAACCAGTgactctcagctcctctctgcAGTAAATCCAGACTGTTCTGCAGCTCAGAGTGAAAACAGAGTATCAGAACCAACCAGTgactctcagctcctctctgcAGTAAATCCAGACTGTTCTGCAGCTCAGAGTGAAAACAGAGTATCAGAACCAACCAGTgactctcagctcctctctgcAGTAAATCCAGACTGTTCTGCAGCTCAGAGTGAAAACAGAGTATCAGAACCAACCAGTgactctcagctcctctctgcAGTAAATCCAGACTGTTCTGCAGCTCAGAGTGAAAACAGAGTATCAGAACCAACCAGTgactctcagctcctctctgcAGTAAATCCAGACTGTTCTGCAGCTCAGAGTGAAAACAGAGTATCAGAACCAACCAGTgactctcagctcctctctgcAGTAAATCCAGACTGTTCTGCAGCTCAGAGTGAAAACAGAGTATCAGAACCAACCAGTgactctcagctcctctctgcAGTAAATCCAGACTGTTCTGCAGCTCAGAGTGAAAACAGAGTATCAGAACCAACCAGTgactctcagctcctctctgcAGTAAATCCAGACTGTTCTGCATCTCAGAGTGAAAACGGTAAAGTTCATCAGAGTCCCAGCACTTCTTCAGAACAA GATTCTAGTAACGTGGAATCAAATGAAGCATCTAGTTTCTCCACCTGGAGTGAGGACAACATCTCCGTAACAGACAGAAACTCTTCAGACAGTAGCTCCTGCACTAAAGAAGACTCTGAGGCACGTAAACCAGTGAAGAGAACATGCCATTCTAGTGGTGTGGTGAACGAACCATCTGATTTGTCCAACTTATGTGATGAAAACAACCCGGGGACTGAGATCAGTCCTTCAGACGGAAACAAAGACATGAACATCCAAACAGACTCTGGGGCTCATTATCCAGCTAAGAGGATCTGTCAGAGGGGGCAGATGACTTCACCAGAGGTTGTGTGCAGTAGGGTGACTACCCCATCAGCAGCTCCAAGCTCCACACACGTCATACCGATGTCTGTAACCGACAGTAGAAGGTCTAAGAAACGGTGTTGTCGGTACTGTGGAAAGGCTTATGTTAAAATCGCGAGACACCTGCGGATTGTGCATCGGGATGAAGTGGATGAGGTCAAGGCCTTCAGCTTCAGAAAGAAGTCCAGAGAGAGAAAAGTCTTAAGTCTTCTGAATAAAAAGGGAGGCTTTGTGCGTAATGCTGCCGTAGCAAGACGTGGGAGTGGAGAGATGGCCTCCTGTTCCCGTCCCAAAGTGCCAGGATCCACTCGACGTTACACCCACTGCTTGCACTGTCAAGGTCTGTACATTCGAAAGTCACTACGGAAGCATATCAGATACTGCCCTCTGAACCCCAAAGCTGAAAAACCAAAACCTGGACCAAAGATGAGGATTCAGTCAGCAATGGCGTTTAAGATGTGTCCTCAACCCGACTACGTCAGCACAGGTCTTTGGAAGATCGTTTGTGGTATGAAGTCCGGCCGAGTTTCATTTGTGGTTAGAAATGACAAATGTATCCTCCTCATGGGAGAGGAGCTGTACAACAAACTACAACCAGATGACAGAAGAAACAGATACATTCAACAAAGAATGAGAGAGGTGGCAAGACTCCTCATCACGGCCAGGACGTGTACCCCTCTGATGTGCTTTGAGGACTTGGTCATACCTAGTAATTTACCTCACGTCATCACGGCAGTGAGAGCTGTTGCTGGCTACAACGAGGAGAACAAAACGTACGACCGTCCGACGCTGGCTGTTCAAATGGGATACAACTTAATGAACATTGGCAGAGCTGTGGAATCCTGTGCATTGACGTCAGGACGACACAAAGTCGCGGAGTCTGCTGGCAAATTCAAAAGTTTCAAGTGGAATGAGGTTGTTTTGGCTGGAGCACTGTCCACTCTCAGTGAACCCCAAAATAAAT GTCCACAGCCGACCCCTGTCACACAGGCGCCTGGCCAGCCGACCTGTTGCACACGCACCCAGCCGACCCCTATCACACAGGCGCCTGGCCAGCCGACCTGTTGCACAGGCACCCAGCCGACCCCTATCACACAGGCGCCTGGCCAGCCGACCTGTTGCACAGGCACCCAGCCGACCCCTATCACACAGGCGCCTGGCCAGCCGACTTGTTGCACACGCACCCAGCCGACCCCTGTCACACAGGCGCCTGGCCAGCCGACCTGTTGCACAGGCACCCAGCCGACCCCTATCACACAGGCGCCTGGCCAGCCGACCTGTTGCACAGGCACCCAGGCGACCCATCGCACAGGCACCCAGGCGACCCGTCGCACAGGCACCCAGCCGACCCGTCGCACAGGCACCCAGCCGACCCGTCGCACAGGCACCCAGCCGACCCGTCGCACAGGCACCCAGCCGACCCGTCGCACAGGCACCCAGCCGACCCGTCGCACAGGCACCCAG GCGACCCGTAGCACAGGCACCCAGGCGACCCGTAGCACAGGCACCCAGGCGACCCGTAGCACAGGCACCCAGGCGACCCGTAGCACAGGCACCCAGGCGACCCGTCGCACAGGCACCCAGCCGACCCGTCGCACAGGCACCCAGCCAACCCAAAGAAACCCTGTGAGATTAAAGAGGATCGTTGATGAGGGAGCAGCAGTAGAGAAACACATAATGCCGTTCATAAAGAGTGGCCAAGTTCCTGGAAAGAGGGACTGCCTCAAATGCCTCCAGTCAGAACCTGTGGCGCTCAAAAGCAGAAACTGGTCGGGCATTAAGTTCTATGTAAATAGAGTCAAACAGAGACAGAGTGCTGCAGGGAATTCAGAGGGCAGCACCCCTGACCTGGACTCAAACTCAGGTCCAGAGACTGGCAACccaacaccttag
- the LOC118379487 gene encoding cardiomyopathy-associated protein 5-like isoform X4, with translation MEISVVLEQNIGEYLEEISRSNEENKRLQSLLDLVFNSEIKLHREDSQQLSLPVSEEDLPHEQQQHCEQERSPSQGQEDPEPTQIKEEEEEVRTSQEEDQPQGLEPDTKDLLIPACVKSDYEQDPPLPSHLDQTLENRERDSLPTNTTEQIKTEPDGEDYSISEPTSDSQLLSEAQGGNIEECVDGMERPIPPPFSPDSQQPSLPVSKEEVPPEQQERSPRLGLEEPEPTKQEELWTNQGEQQLESDSRVSEPTSDSQLLSAVNPDCSAAQSENRVSEPTSDSQLLSAVNPDCSAAQSENRVSEPTSDSQLLSAVNPDCSAALSENRVSEPTSDSQLLSAVNPDCSAAQSENRVSEPTSDSQLLSAVNPDCSAALGENRVCVDGAVEMLILILLPPDSQQLPLPVSEEEVPPEQQHCEQERSPSQGQEDPEPTQIKEEQEELGTSQEEDQPQGLESEIRVLEPTSLCRVLEPTSLCKELESTSAVNPDCSAAKSEKIEEYVGGLERPILPSNPPELPVFEEEVPPEQQERSPSLQQEDPEPTKVKDKREEFRTRQEEEQLYIGLSESTSLCRVSDPTLSAANPDCSEAQGGNIEERVDGMERPIPPPFSPDSQQPSLPVSKEEVPPEQQERSPRLGLEEPEPTKQEELWTNQEEQQLESDSRVSEPTSDSQLLSAVNPDCSAAQSENRVSEPTSDSQLLSAVNPDCSAAQSENRVSEPTSDSQLLSAVNPDCSAAQSENRVSEPTSDSQLLSAVNPDCSAAQSENRVSEPTSDSQLLSAVNPDCSAAQSENRVSEPTSDSQLLSAVNPDCSAAQSENRVSEPTSDSQLLSAVNPDCSAAQSENRVSEPTSDSQLLSAVNPDCSASQSENGKVHQSPSTSSEQDSSNVESNEASSFSTWSEDNISVTDRNSSDSSSCTKEDSEARKPVKRTCHSSGVVNEPSDLSNLCDENNPGTEISPSDGNKDMNIQTDSGAHYPAKRICQRGQMTSPEVVCSRVTTPSAAPSSTHVIPMSVTDSRRSKKRCCRYCGKAYVKIARHLRIVHRDEVDEVKAFSFRKKSRERKVLSLLNKKGGFVRNAAVARRGSGEMASCSRPKVPGSTRRYTHCLHCQGLYIRKSLRKHIRYCPLNPKAEKPKPGPKMRIQSAMAFKMCPQPDYVSTGLWKIVCGMKSGRVSFVVRNDKCILLMGEELYNKLQPDDRRNRYIQQRMREVARLLITARTCTPLMCFEDLVIPSNLPHVITAVRAVAGYNEENKTYDRPTLAVQMGYNLMNIGRAVESCALTSGRHKVAESAGKFKSFKWNEVVLAGALSTLSEPQNKCPQPTPVTQAPGQPTCCTRTQPTPITQAPGQPTCCTGTQPTPITQAPGQPTCCTGTQPTPITQAPGQPTCCTRTQPTPVTQAPGQPTCCTGTQPTPITQAPGQPTCCTGTQATHRTGTQATRRTGTQPTRRTGTQPTRRTGTQPTRRTGTQATRSTGTQATRSTGTQATRSTGTQATRRTGTQPTRRTGTQPTQRNPVRLKRIVDEGAAVEKHIMPFIKSGQVPGKRDCLKCLQSEPVALKSRNWSGIKFYVNRVKQRQSAAGNSEGSTPDLDSNSGPETGNPTP, from the exons ATGGAGATATCCGTTGTACTTGAACAAAATATAGGCGAGTACCTGGAAGAAATCTCCCGTTCAAATGAGGAGAACAAACGTTTACAGAGCCTGTTGGATTTGGTTTTCAACTCCGAAATCAAGTTACACCGCGAAG ATTCCCAGcagctctctcttcctgtctctgaagaGGACCTTCCACATGAGCAGCAGCAGCACTGTGAGCAGGAGAGGAGCCCCAGTCAGGGGCAGGAGGACCCAGAGCCCACACAGattaaagaggaagaggaggaagtcaGGACCAGTCAAGAGGAAGACCAGCCTCAAGGGCTGGAACCTGATACCAAAGACCTCTTAATCCCTGCCTGTGTGAAAAGTGACTATGAACAGGACCCACCTCTGCCCTCACATCTTGACCAAACcttggagaacagagagagggactctCTACCCACCAACACAACTGAACAGATCAAAACAGAACCTGATGGAGAGGATTACAGCATATCAGAACCAACCAGTgactctcagctcctctctgAAGCCCAGGGAGGAAACATAGAAGAATGTGTTGATGGGATGGAGAGACCcattccccctcccttctctccagaCTCCCAgcagccctctctccctgtctctaaaGAGGAGGTTCCCCCAGAGCAGCAGGAGAGAAGCCCCAGGCTGGGTCTGGAGGAACCAGAGCCCACAAAACAAGAGGAACTCTGGACGAATCAGGGGGAACAGCAGCTGGAATCTGACAGCAGAGTATCAGAACCAACCAGTgactctcagctcctctctgcAGTAAATCCAGACTGTTCTGCAGCTCAGAGTGAAAACAGAGTATCAGAACCAACCAGTgactctcagctcctctctgcAGTAAATCCAGACTGTTCTGCAGCTCAGAGTGAAAACAGAGTATCAGAACCAACCAGTgactctcagctcctctctgcAGTAAATCCAGACTGTTCTGCAGCTCTGAGTGAAAACAGAGTATCAGAACCAACCAGTgactctcagctcctctctgcAGTAAATCCAGACTGTTCTGCAGCTCAGAGTGAAAACAGAGTATCAGAACCAACCAGTgactctcagctcctctctgcAGTAAATCCAGACTGTTCTGCAGCTCTGGGTGAAAACAGAGTATGTGTTGATGGGGCAGTGGAGATGCTTATTcttattctcctccctccagactcccagcagctccctctccctgtctctgaagaGGAGGTTCCCCCTGAACAGCAGCACTGTGAGCAAGAGAGGAGCCCCAGTCAGGGGCAGGAGGACCCAGAGCCCACACAGAttaaagaggaacaggaggaactCGGGACCAGTCAAGAGGAAGACCAGCCTCAAGGTCTGGAGTCTGAAATCAGAGTATTAGAACCAACCAGCCTCTGCAGAGTTTTAGAACCAACTAGTCTTTGCAAAGAATTAGAATCAACGTCTGCAGTAAATCCAGACTGTTCTGCAGCTAAGAGTGAAAAGATAGAAGAATATGTTGGTGGGTTGGAGAGACCCATTCTACCTTCCAACCCTCCAGAACTCCCTGTCTTTGAAGAGGAGGTTCCCCCTGAGCAGCAAGAGAGGAGCCCCAGTCTGCAGCAGGAGGACCCAGAGCCCACAAAGGTTAAAGACAAACGGGAGGAATTCAGGACCaggcaggaggaagagcagctttaCATTGGGCTATCAGAATCAACAAGCCTTTGTAGAGTATCAGACCCAACTCTCTCTGCAGCAAATCCAGACTGTTCTGAAGCCCAGGGAGGAAACATAGAAGAACGTGTTGATGGGATGGAGAGACCcattccccctcccttctctccagaCTCCCAgcagccctctctccctgtctctaaaGAGGAGGTTCCCCCAGAGCAGCAGGAGAGAAGCCCCAGGCTGGGTCTGGAGGAACCAGAGCCCACAAAACAAGAGGAACTCTGGACGAATCAGGAGGAACAGCAGCTGGAATCTGACAGCAGAGTATCAGAACCAACCAGTgactctcagctcctctctgcAGTAAATCCAGACTGTTCTGCAGCTCAGAGTGAAAACAGAGTATCAGAACCAACCAGTgactctcagctcctctctgcAGTAAATCCAGACTGTTCTGCAGCTCAGAGTGAAAACAGAGTATCAGAACCAACCAGTgactctcagctcctctctgcAGTAAATCCAGACTGTTCTGCAGCTCAGAGTGAAAACAGAGTATCAGAACCAACCAGTgactctcagctcctctctgcAGTAAATCCAGACTGTTCTGCAGCTCAGAGTGAAAACAGAGTATCAGAACCAACCAGTgactctcagctcctctctgcAGTAAATCCAGACTGTTCTGCAGCTCAGAGTGAAAACAGAGTATCAGAACCAACCAGTgactctcagctcctctctgcAGTAAATCCAGACTGTTCTGCAGCTCAGAGTGAAAACAGAGTATCAGAACCAACCAGTgactctcagctcctctctgcAGTAAATCCAGACTGTTCTGCAGCTCAGAGTGAAAACAGAGTATCAGAACCAACCAGTgactctcagctcctctctgcAGTAAATCCAGACTGTTCTGCATCTCAGAGTGAAAACGGTAAAGTTCATCAGAGTCCCAGCACTTCTTCAGAACAA GATTCTAGTAACGTGGAATCAAATGAAGCATCTAGTTTCTCCACCTGGAGTGAGGACAACATCTCCGTAACAGACAGAAACTCTTCAGACAGTAGCTCCTGCACTAAAGAAGACTCTGAGGCACGTAAACCAGTGAAGAGAACATGCCATTCTAGTGGTGTGGTGAACGAACCATCTGATTTGTCCAACTTATGTGATGAAAACAACCCGGGGACTGAGATCAGTCCTTCAGACGGAAACAAAGACATGAACATCCAAACAGACTCTGGGGCTCATTATCCAGCTAAGAGGATCTGTCAGAGGGGGCAGATGACTTCACCAGAGGTTGTGTGCAGTAGGGTGACTACCCCATCAGCAGCTCCAAGCTCCACACACGTCATACCGATGTCTGTAACCGACAGTAGAAGGTCTAAGAAACGGTGTTGTCGGTACTGTGGAAAGGCTTATGTTAAAATCGCGAGACACCTGCGGATTGTGCATCGGGATGAAGTGGATGAGGTCAAGGCCTTCAGCTTCAGAAAGAAGTCCAGAGAGAGAAAAGTCTTAAGTCTTCTGAATAAAAAGGGAGGCTTTGTGCGTAATGCTGCCGTAGCAAGACGTGGGAGTGGAGAGATGGCCTCCTGTTCCCGTCCCAAAGTGCCAGGATCCACTCGACGTTACACCCACTGCTTGCACTGTCAAGGTCTGTACATTCGAAAGTCACTACGGAAGCATATCAGATACTGCCCTCTGAACCCCAAAGCTGAAAAACCAAAACCTGGACCAAAGATGAGGATTCAGTCAGCAATGGCGTTTAAGATGTGTCCTCAACCCGACTACGTCAGCACAGGTCTTTGGAAGATCGTTTGTGGTATGAAGTCCGGCCGAGTTTCATTTGTGGTTAGAAATGACAAATGTATCCTCCTCATGGGAGAGGAGCTGTACAACAAACTACAACCAGATGACAGAAGAAACAGATACATTCAACAAAGAATGAGAGAGGTGGCAAGACTCCTCATCACGGCCAGGACGTGTACCCCTCTGATGTGCTTTGAGGACTTGGTCATACCTAGTAATTTACCTCACGTCATCACGGCAGTGAGAGCTGTTGCTGGCTACAACGAGGAGAACAAAACGTACGACCGTCCGACGCTGGCTGTTCAAATGGGATACAACTTAATGAACATTGGCAGAGCTGTGGAATCCTGTGCATTGACGTCAGGACGACACAAAGTCGCGGAGTCTGCTGGCAAATTCAAAAGTTTCAAGTGGAATGAGGTTGTTTTGGCTGGAGCACTGTCCACTCTCAGTGAACCCCAAAATAAAT GTCCACAGCCGACCCCTGTCACACAGGCGCCTGGCCAGCCGACCTGTTGCACACGCACCCAGCCGACCCCTATCACACAGGCGCCTGGCCAGCCGACCTGTTGCACAGGCACCCAGCCGACCCCTATCACACAGGCGCCTGGCCAGCCGACCTGTTGCACAGGCACCCAGCCGACCCCTATCACACAGGCGCCTGGCCAGCCGACTTGTTGCACACGCACCCAGCCGACCCCTGTCACACAGGCGCCTGGCCAGCCGACCTGTTGCACAGGCACCCAGCCGACCCCTATCACACAGGCGCCTGGCCAGCCGACCTGTTGCACAGGCACCCAGGCGACCCATCGCACAGGCACCCAGGCGACCCGTCGCACAGGCACCCAGCCGACCCGTCGCACAGGCACCCAGCCGACCCGTCGCACAGGCACCCAGCCGACCCGTCGCACAG GCACCCAGGCGACCCGTAGCACAGGCACCCAGGCGACCCGTAGCACAGGCACCCAGGCGACCCGTAGCACAGGCACCCAGGCGACCCGTCGCACAGGCACCCAGCCGACCCGTCGCACAGGCACCCAGCCAACCCAAAGAAACCCTGTGAGATTAAAGAGGATCGTTGATGAGGGAGCAGCAGTAGAGAAACACATAATGCCGTTCATAAAGAGTGGCCAAGTTCCTGGAAAGAGGGACTGCCTCAAATGCCTCCAGTCAGAACCTGTGGCGCTCAAAAGCAGAAACTGGTCGGGCATTAAGTTCTATGTAAATAGAGTCAAACAGAGACAGAGTGCTGCAGGGAATTCAGAGGGCAGCACCCCTGACCTGGACTCAAACTCAGGTCCAGAGACTGGCAACccaacaccttag